One window of the Leptospiraceae bacterium genome contains the following:
- a CDS encoding sulfite exporter TauE/SafE family protein: MTSFYLIALSTGFFGGFAHCVSMCGPVVSSVILGKSPYLSFWQNTLIQILYHFGRIFTYSLIGLVMGFTGSFVNTMGSLMGIKNAVLILVSIFMIFKGLEHLHWLPSSKLYLFLQKLETLGYHFSGWVRNLKESSSIWSYFLIGMVLGLLPCGLSYTAFITSSGLGDPMKGFLFMFLFGLANIPSLWVVVSFSSVLFMKFRNIMNILTGIMFLLFGGYYLYSSLSKIFQ; this comes from the coding sequence ATGACGTCGTTTTATCTTATTGCTTTGAGCACGGGTTTTTTTGGAGGGTTTGCCCATTGTGTTTCCATGTGCGGTCCTGTTGTTTCTTCAGTAATCTTAGGAAAATCCCCCTATCTTTCTTTTTGGCAAAATACGCTGATTCAAATTCTATATCATTTTGGTAGGATTTTTACTTATAGTTTGATTGGATTAGTCATGGGATTTACAGGCTCTTTTGTGAATACGATGGGATCGTTGATGGGAATAAAGAATGCCGTTCTAATTTTGGTAAGCATCTTCATGATTTTCAAAGGGCTTGAGCATTTGCATTGGCTTCCATCAAGCAAATTGTATCTTTTTCTTCAAAAGTTGGAAACACTTGGGTATCATTTTTCTGGCTGGGTTCGTAATCTAAAAGAGAGTTCATCAATCTGGAGTTATTTTCTTATTGGAATGGTGTTAGGACTTTTACCCTGTGGTTTGTCTTATACTGCCTTTATCACATCATCGGGGTTGGGGGATCCTATGAAGGGCTTTCTCTTTATGTTTTTGTTTGGATTGGCAAACATACCTTCGCTGTGGGTGGTGGTGAGTTTTTCTTCTGTTTTGTTCATGAAATTCAGAAATATAATGAATATCCTCACAGGGATTATGTTTTTATTATTTGGTGGTTATTACCTTTACAGCTCTTTGAGTAAAATTTTTCAGTAA